Proteins encoded together in one Chitinophaga sp. LS1 window:
- a CDS encoding AAA family ATPase, translating to MSNIIGREKELKILENVKLSDKSQFVAVYGRRRVGKTFLVREAFQQDFTFYLTGVANINLQQNLSNFHRALQKFYPNQSAPMPENWFIAFAQLEDLLSKSSKKKKVVFLDELPWLDTAQSGFLPALDYFWNSFASARNDVILIVCGSAASWMINTLIHNKGGLHNRVTQRIRLEPFTLKECETFFKSRGGVFNRYQLIQLYMVMGGVPFYLDHVDIGMSASQNINRLCFQRDGLLTEEFTDLYTSLFNKAEKHLSVIETLSTKAKGLTRSEIINNTGLPNAGSTTKILSELEESGFIRKYTSFGKKEKYSLYQLSDFYSLFYIKFIRGNLALNENEWMNGLNTPQQRAWSGYAFEQVCFAHLPEIKHALGISGVQTNCSSWINMDKGRKHQIDLIIDRKDDVINVCEMKFSMNPFTIDKKYSEELLSKVDTFRTATHTNKSIFLTMITTYGMIRNVYSNSMVQNSFTMDDLFV from the coding sequence ATGAGTAATATTATTGGTAGAGAGAAAGAATTGAAGATCCTTGAAAATGTGAAACTATCAGACAAATCACAATTTGTTGCTGTATATGGAAGGCGAAGGGTTGGCAAAACATTTTTAGTAAGAGAAGCTTTTCAGCAGGATTTTACATTTTATCTTACTGGGGTTGCCAATATAAACCTGCAACAAAATTTATCCAATTTTCATAGAGCGTTACAAAAGTTCTATCCTAATCAATCAGCTCCGATGCCTGAAAATTGGTTTATAGCATTTGCACAACTGGAAGATTTATTATCAAAAAGCAGTAAGAAAAAAAAAGTGGTTTTTCTGGATGAACTGCCCTGGTTGGATACTGCACAATCTGGGTTTCTCCCCGCACTTGACTATTTCTGGAATTCATTTGCCAGTGCAAGAAACGATGTTATTCTTATTGTATGTGGATCAGCTGCTTCATGGATGATTAATACACTGATCCATAATAAAGGAGGACTACATAATAGAGTAACACAAAGAATACGCCTTGAACCCTTTACATTAAAGGAATGTGAAACCTTCTTTAAGAGTCGTGGCGGAGTATTTAATAGATATCAGTTAATTCAATTGTATATGGTGATGGGAGGTGTACCATTTTATCTTGACCATGTGGATATTGGTATGAGTGCCTCTCAGAATATTAATCGATTGTGTTTCCAGCGAGATGGATTATTGACAGAAGAATTTACAGATCTTTATACTTCTTTATTCAATAAAGCAGAAAAACACCTTTCAGTAATTGAAACATTAAGCACAAAAGCTAAGGGGTTAACCCGTTCTGAAATTATTAATAATACAGGATTGCCTAATGCCGGAAGTACAACAAAAATATTAAGTGAATTGGAGGAGAGTGGCTTTATACGGAAGTACACATCCTTTGGTAAAAAAGAGAAATATAGCCTTTATCAACTAAGTGATTTTTATTCTTTATTTTATATCAAATTCATACGGGGGAATCTTGCGCTGAATGAGAACGAATGGATGAATGGGCTTAATACTCCACAGCAGAGAGCATGGAGTGGATATGCGTTTGAGCAGGTTTGCTTTGCACATCTACCAGAAATTAAACATGCACTTGGCATAAGTGGCGTGCAAACAAATTGTTCGTCCTGGATAAACATGGATAAAGGAAGAAAACATCAGATAGATCTAATAATAGACAGAAAAGACGATGTGATAAATGTTTGTGAAATGAAGTTCTCTATGAATCCTTTTACCATAGATAAAAAATATAGTGAAGAATTATTATCTAAAGTAGACACGTTTCGAACAGCGACACATACTAATAAATCCATTTTTTTAACTATGATCACTACCTATGGAATGATAAGAAATGTTTATTCTAATAGTATGGTTCAGAATAGTTTTACTATGGATGATCTTTTTGTCTAA
- a CDS encoding DUF4178 domain-containing protein yields MNNFKCPICSTILSVFDPVRTEVFVCHYCYSTLHKESLAPLAFRLTGKLNEPKYHQLIPLGATGIINGIEYTVITYAERVEVGPDKYCWVEYTLRRNEDNVNIFLSTFNGHWLLLSPTENDGLVYEPPQKYAPTIDVDGVTLKHFHNYHAFYHAVRGEFHFDINFSKNIQCFEYIAPPQLLAVEYTTKTEIDLFFGEYIRPKQVSKGFLNGGRMPRRTGVAAAQPFYINFDWFRSLVGVMIFCVLAFVIQYYYNLDTSRKVVSYMQLKVDDTTMNRPRVSESFVVYKMSNMEVTIRGDVDNNWCATDIDLVNEKDGKEQTVALESSYYHGYSDGESWEEGDKVASAFVCSIPPGTYHLVVTPYKENYGSPVFATVTATWNVYTIWNPFFLSLIMLVICILVQIWNYLFEKKRWE; encoded by the coding sequence ATGAACAATTTTAAATGTCCCATTTGTAGTACTATCCTGTCAGTTTTTGATCCCGTAAGAACAGAAGTATTTGTTTGTCATTATTGTTATTCCACCCTACATAAAGAATCGCTGGCACCTTTAGCTTTCAGGCTGACAGGTAAGCTCAACGAACCAAAATACCACCAGCTGATCCCCCTGGGAGCCACTGGTATAATCAACGGCATAGAATATACTGTCATTACCTACGCAGAACGCGTAGAAGTCGGTCCTGACAAATACTGCTGGGTAGAATATACCCTCCGCAGGAATGAGGATAATGTAAACATCTTTCTCTCTACATTTAATGGTCACTGGCTGTTACTTTCCCCAACGGAAAACGATGGGCTGGTATATGAGCCTCCTCAGAAATATGCGCCAACAATAGATGTCGATGGTGTTACCCTTAAACACTTTCACAATTATCATGCTTTTTACCATGCGGTAAGAGGAGAGTTTCATTTTGATATCAACTTCTCCAAAAACATCCAGTGCTTCGAATATATCGCTCCTCCACAATTGCTGGCAGTTGAATATACTACTAAGACGGAGATTGATCTATTTTTTGGAGAGTACATACGTCCAAAACAAGTTAGCAAAGGATTCCTCAATGGTGGCCGGATGCCGCGTCGTACTGGCGTAGCGGCGGCCCAGCCATTTTATATCAATTTTGACTGGTTCCGCAGCTTAGTCGGTGTTATGATTTTTTGTGTATTGGCATTCGTCATCCAGTACTATTATAACCTTGATACAAGCCGGAAGGTAGTATCCTATATGCAACTGAAAGTGGATGATACTACTATGAACCGCCCCCGGGTGAGCGAAAGCTTTGTAGTTTATAAAATGTCCAATATGGAAGTTACTATCAGAGGGGATGTGGATAACAACTGGTGTGCAACTGATATCGATCTTGTCAATGAAAAAGATGGTAAGGAGCAGACTGTCGCACTGGAATCATCTTACTATCATGGGTATTCCGATGGAGAAAGCTGGGAGGAAGGAGATAAAGTAGCCTCTGCTTTTGTTTGTAGCATTCCTCCGGGTACGTATCATCTCGTAGTTACTCCCTATAAAGAAAACTACGGGTCGCCGGTATTTGCTACAGTAACAGCCACATGGAATGTATATACAATATGGAACCCGTTCTTTCTCTCCTTAATTATGTTGGTGATATGTATACTCGTCCAAATTTGGAATTATCTTTTTGAAAAAAAACGTTGGGAATAA
- a CDS encoding polyamine aminopropyltransferase, producing the protein MFKINRPLEFLLLLSVFVIATCGLIYELIAGTLASYLLGDSVTQFSTIIGCYLFSMGIGAYLSRFFKKELLSWFIQLEILVGLIGGISPAVLFLLFDQAASFRLILYLLVGLTGTLVGLELPLLMNILKNRYEFRDLVSRVFTFDYIGALLASIVFPLVLVPYLGLIRTACFFGVLNVLVAILVCVKFRSEVKWARYLNFKALAVIVVLLLIFAWANKIMSFSEGLAFRDPVIFSHSSPYQRIVITRNNYELRLYLNGNLQFSSADEYRYHEALIHPAMLYGAQHKSVLILGGGDGMAAREVLKYGDVESITLVDLDASITKLFRESSLLSALNKQSLSSSRLQVINADAFQWLKKNEKLFDIVVIDFPDPGNYAVGKLYTTAFYRELRHSLGDSSVIVVQSTSPFVAPKAFWCVDKTLHDCGYHTIPYHTYVPSFGEWGYVMASPTSLTDHHTAIPAGLRYFAADVFPQMCQFSADMYKRDVQANHLNNQVLVQYFEDEWGKYQE; encoded by the coding sequence ATGTTTAAGATCAATAGGCCGTTGGAATTCCTGTTATTACTATCAGTATTCGTAATCGCCACCTGTGGACTTATTTATGAGCTGATAGCAGGTACGCTTGCCAGTTATTTACTAGGCGACTCCGTTACACAGTTCTCCACCATCATCGGTTGCTACCTGTTCTCTATGGGGATAGGGGCATACCTGTCCCGTTTCTTTAAAAAAGAATTGCTCAGCTGGTTTATTCAGCTGGAAATCCTTGTAGGCCTGATCGGTGGTATCAGTCCCGCCGTCCTTTTTCTTTTATTCGACCAGGCAGCCTCTTTTCGCCTAATCTTATATTTGCTGGTAGGTCTTACGGGTACACTGGTAGGTCTGGAGCTACCCCTGTTAATGAACATTCTGAAGAATAGGTATGAATTCCGCGATCTGGTATCACGGGTATTTACATTTGATTATATCGGTGCGTTGTTGGCATCAATCGTCTTTCCGCTGGTACTCGTTCCTTATTTAGGATTGATACGTACCGCATGCTTCTTTGGTGTGCTCAATGTGCTGGTAGCGATCCTTGTCTGTGTGAAATTCAGATCGGAGGTAAAATGGGCAAGGTACTTAAATTTCAAAGCATTGGCTGTGATCGTGGTGCTGTTGCTCATTTTTGCCTGGGCAAATAAGATCATGTCCTTTTCGGAAGGACTGGCATTCCGCGATCCTGTTATCTTTTCCCATTCATCTCCTTATCAGCGTATCGTTATCACCCGCAATAATTATGAGCTGAGATTATACCTTAACGGCAATCTTCAGTTCAGCTCTGCGGATGAATACCGCTATCACGAAGCGCTTATACATCCTGCCATGCTGTATGGTGCACAACATAAGAGTGTACTGATACTGGGTGGGGGAGATGGCATGGCGGCCCGTGAAGTACTAAAATATGGAGATGTAGAAAGCATCACGCTCGTTGATCTCGATGCGAGTATAACGAAGCTGTTCAGGGAAAGTTCGCTGTTATCCGCACTGAATAAGCAATCTCTCAGTTCTTCCAGGTTGCAGGTGATCAATGCTGATGCTTTTCAGTGGCTCAAGAAAAATGAGAAGCTATTCGATATTGTGGTGATCGACTTTCCTGATCCGGGTAACTATGCTGTGGGTAAGCTATACACCACAGCTTTTTATAGAGAGCTGAGACATTCACTGGGTGACAGCAGCGTTATCGTTGTACAATCTACTTCGCCATTTGTGGCTCCTAAAGCATTCTGGTGTGTAGACAAAACACTACACGATTGTGGATACCATACCATTCCTTATCATACTTATGTACCTTCATTTGGGGAATGGGGATATGTGATGGCGTCTCCCACATCTCTCACAGATCATCATACAGCGATACCTGCTGGTCTGCGTTATTTCGCTGCGGATGTTTTCCCACAGATGTGCCAGTTCTCCGCTGATATGTATAAGAGAGACGTGCAGGCAAATCATTTAAACAACCAGGTACTGGTGCAATATTTTGAAGATGAATGGGGAAAATACCAGGAGTAA
- a CDS encoding SDR family oxidoreductase, translating into MAKIVLTGSLGNIGKPLAIALIASGHSVTIISNNANRHDIIEALGAKAAIGSIKDADFLTATFVGADIVYLMEPPIAPDQLSNPNFTFTDMLNNINDIVTKYKEAILQAGVKRVIHLSSIGAHTDSKNGLLKHHYYAEKILNELPSDVSIKFMRPVGLFLNILPLAQVIKQLSKGVIGIFMALYYYGLGGLMGGKRGVIVSNLGGNDISLLVSPLDIASTIAEEIENPFSGRTFRYVASEEMTCNEVAKALGDEIGKPYLKWGQISDKHLLNAMKRMKWSPSIAQAFVEMQAAGRGGENSYLYQDYYKHRPVLGKTKLKDYVKEFANEYHRQ; encoded by the coding sequence GTGGCGAAAATAGTTTTAACAGGTTCATTGGGTAACATCGGAAAACCGCTTGCAATAGCATTGATTGCAAGCGGACATTCTGTAACAATTATCAGCAACAATGCCAACCGGCACGATATAATTGAAGCCTTAGGAGCAAAAGCAGCAATAGGTTCTATAAAAGACGCCGATTTTTTGACAGCAACATTTGTTGGTGCAGATATTGTTTATCTTATGGAACCCCCGATAGCTCCAGACCAATTATCGAACCCCAATTTTACGTTTACAGATATGCTGAACAATATCAATGATATTGTTACAAAATATAAAGAAGCAATTTTACAAGCGGGTGTAAAGAGAGTAATTCATCTTAGCAGTATCGGTGCACATACAGACAGCAAGAATGGGTTATTAAAACATCATTATTACGCAGAAAAAATTTTGAATGAATTACCTTCTGATGTTTCCATAAAATTTATGCGACCTGTCGGTTTATTCCTCAATATATTGCCATTGGCACAGGTAATAAAGCAACTAAGTAAAGGTGTTATAGGCATATTTATGGCACTTTACTATTATGGCTTAGGTGGTTTAATGGGCGGAAAACGTGGCGTAATCGTTTCTAACCTGGGAGGAAATGATATTAGCCTTTTGGTTTCGCCTCTTGATATTGCAAGCACGATAGCAGAAGAAATAGAAAACCCATTTAGCGGCAGAACATTCCGCTATGTCGCAAGTGAAGAAATGACTTGTAATGAGGTAGCAAAAGCATTGGGCGACGAAATCGGAAAGCCTTATCTGAAGTGGGGACAGATTTCTGATAAGCATTTATTAAATGCCATGAAAAGGATGAAATGGAGTCCCAGCATTGCACAAGCATTTGTAGAAATGCAGGCAGCCGGACGTGGTGGTGAAAATTCTTATTTGTATCAGGATTATTACAAGCACCGCCCGGTTTTAGGTAAAACGAAATTGAAAGATTACGTCAAAGAATTTGCTAATGAATATCACAGACAATGA
- a CDS encoding helix-turn-helix transcriptional regulator, whose protein sequence is MINMKPHSIKSISEYHRVLGIPKPEHPLISVINIDSITNRPERVSIKVVFDFYAIALKRMDGIKYKYGQLNYDFEDDGVLFFMSPNQVLNVEIFEQEMSKSPSGWILLIHPDFIWNTPLAQSIKQYDFFDYSVHEALFLSEKEEKILNGIIENIQQEYHSNLDDFTKQIIVTHVENLLSYCERFYHRQFITREKAHHQILIRLEELLNKYFNDDHLISKGLPTVQYVSAQLNVSVSYLSRLLKVLTGQTTQQHVHNKVIEKAKEKLSTTDLSISEIAYELGFEHSQAFSRLFKSKTNWSPLAFRQSFN, encoded by the coding sequence ATGATAAACATGAAGCCGCATAGCATAAAATCTATCAGTGAATATCATCGGGTTTTAGGTATTCCAAAACCTGAACATCCTTTAATTAGTGTGATAAATATAGATTCCATCACTAACAGACCAGAGCGAGTTTCAATAAAGGTTGTGTTTGATTTTTATGCTATTGCATTAAAAAGAATGGATGGAATAAAGTATAAATACGGACAGCTTAATTACGATTTTGAAGATGACGGTGTGTTGTTTTTTATGTCGCCTAATCAAGTATTGAATGTTGAAATATTTGAACAGGAAATGTCTAAAAGTCCATCCGGCTGGATTTTACTTATTCACCCCGATTTTATTTGGAACACGCCACTTGCCCAAAGCATAAAACAATATGATTTCTTTGATTATTCAGTTCACGAAGCTTTATTTCTTTCCGAAAAAGAAGAAAAAATACTCAACGGAATAATTGAAAACATTCAGCAGGAATATCATTCTAATCTTGATGATTTTACCAAGCAAATCATTGTGACACATGTTGAAAACTTACTGAGCTATTGCGAACGGTTTTACCATCGCCAGTTTATTACCAGAGAAAAAGCGCATCATCAAATCTTAATCCGTTTGGAAGAGTTACTCAATAAATATTTCAACGATGATCATTTAATTTCGAAAGGCTTGCCAACAGTTCAATATGTTTCAGCCCAATTAAACGTATCTGTAAGTTATCTAAGTCGTTTGCTTAAAGTGCTTACAGGACAAACAACACAACAACATGTGCATAACAAGGTCATTGAAAAGGCGAAAGAAAAATTATCCACAACAGATCTTTCCATTAGTGAAATCGCTTATGAACTTGGTTTTGAACATTCACAGGCTTTCAGCAGACTTTTCAAAAGCAAAACCAATTGGTCGCCTTTAGCATTCAGGCAATCGTTTAACTGA
- a CDS encoding NAD(P)-binding protein, with the protein MNGENTRSKILTRKDFLWYMALIAGATVTETQFIACSRRKDKYAHIKGKINGASAAIGHQLRNGSFATPDQTEILDTVIIGSGISGLSAAYHLLKNNYTNFKVLELESHPGGNAANGENAYSAYPLGAHYLPVASLDNQPLLDFLHDIGMITGYDDKQLPVYQETDLRYDPEERLFIRNRWQEGLVPQFGVSDAAQAEFRRFFATMEKLRWQKGSDNLYLFDIPVVHSSKDPETQALDNISMKAYLQHEGYHSEEIYWYLDYCCRDDYGAGIEIISAWAGIHYFASRKGKAANADNAAVLTWPEGNGHLVKKMSDIIGERIQTDSLAYKVTPAGDKVWVDYLNVKTGTTKRIIANTCIMATPQFVTHRLLPDGDYDHNFNYSPWLVANITLDPLSDSKGFQLCWDNVFYKSRSLGYVNAQHQRLTLEAPTQQVLTYYLPLDHLPPADSRRYALNLPHEQWVKLITDDMEVAHPGVHALIKDIEVWIWGHGMIRPTVGFITGTNIAAARESKHKNILFAHSDLSGISIFEEAFYWGNKAADGVLATSV; encoded by the coding sequence ATGAATGGGGAAAATACCAGGAGTAAAATACTTACCCGCAAAGATTTTCTTTGGTATATGGCGCTGATTGCCGGGGCTACTGTCACGGAGACACAGTTTATCGCCTGTAGCAGGAGAAAGGATAAATATGCGCATATAAAAGGTAAAATAAACGGTGCCTCTGCAGCTATTGGTCATCAGCTCCGTAATGGTTCCTTTGCTACACCTGATCAAACAGAAATCCTCGATACGGTAATAATCGGTAGTGGTATTTCAGGACTTTCAGCTGCGTATCATTTGCTAAAGAATAATTACACAAACTTCAAAGTACTGGAGTTGGAATCACACCCCGGTGGCAATGCTGCGAATGGAGAAAATGCTTATTCTGCTTATCCGTTAGGGGCGCATTATCTGCCTGTTGCGAGCCTGGATAATCAGCCACTGCTGGACTTTCTGCACGATATTGGTATGATCACGGGTTATGACGATAAGCAGTTGCCTGTCTATCAGGAGACAGATCTTCGTTATGATCCGGAAGAGCGGTTATTTATTCGTAATCGCTGGCAGGAAGGATTGGTACCGCAATTTGGTGTGAGTGATGCAGCACAGGCAGAATTTCGCCGTTTCTTTGCGACGATGGAAAAGCTGCGTTGGCAGAAGGGCAGTGATAACCTGTACTTGTTCGATATACCTGTAGTCCATAGCTCAAAAGATCCGGAAACACAGGCGCTGGATAATATCTCAATGAAAGCATATCTGCAGCATGAGGGGTATCATTCAGAAGAAATTTACTGGTATCTGGATTACTGTTGCCGGGATGATTATGGGGCTGGTATAGAGATAATAAGTGCATGGGCAGGTATTCATTATTTTGCTTCCCGCAAGGGCAAGGCTGCCAATGCAGATAATGCTGCGGTGCTTACCTGGCCGGAAGGGAATGGACACCTGGTGAAAAAGATGAGTGATATTATAGGAGAGCGTATCCAGACTGATAGTCTGGCATATAAAGTAACACCTGCCGGTGATAAAGTATGGGTCGATTACCTGAATGTAAAAACAGGTACTACAAAACGAATCATTGCTAACACCTGTATCATGGCAACACCGCAGTTCGTTACGCATCGGTTATTACCGGATGGTGATTACGATCATAATTTCAACTATTCACCGTGGTTGGTAGCTAATATTACCCTCGATCCGTTATCTGATTCAAAAGGGTTCCAATTGTGCTGGGACAACGTTTTTTACAAAAGTCGTTCCTTGGGCTATGTAAATGCACAGCATCAGCGCTTAACATTGGAGGCCCCTACACAGCAGGTGCTGACATATTACCTGCCGCTGGATCACCTGCCACCTGCTGATTCCCGTAGATATGCATTGAATTTGCCACATGAGCAATGGGTGAAATTGATAACTGATGATATGGAAGTAGCACATCCTGGAGTTCACGCGCTCATTAAGGACATTGAAGTATGGATATGGGGGCATGGTATGATTCGCCCTACAGTTGGATTTATAACGGGGACGAACATAGCGGCTGCGCGGGAGAGTAAGCATAAGAATATCTTGTTTGCCCATTCAGATCTGAGTGGGATTTCTATATTTGAAGAGGCGTTTTACTGGGGTAATAAGGCTGCGGATGGTGTATTGGCTACTTCAGTGTAA
- a CDS encoding PQQ-binding-like beta-propeller repeat protein has translation MSFLKEWNEKGALFAQQINEMVAYAAAHGWDKVVQKEISDQREHLAPEILAALRQANKNNTVNAFRESCPPSLAPFAKYISEKCESIWDIHFLDADRVVFLTGAPYQKRQSYLWDPQNDKLEKLDPAIVAIGKSPRNNCFAIASKNRIITTAGWDGAVIYEFKYPEMKITQMIPFNDGLQVLLITPNGIYITINGDCVLIHPVYSQEEEEEDDDDDAEYGTEIDMEHGALSPDNKLISFGEQASNHRVGGNNGIFNIAPASEYPHYTMFSKDGAQVLLNSCHMYHGATIIVPTNNLKKKPKVINEEDRVYAGVATEEGFIWGNASGYIKAYDYKGKYLWQYYIGGTISGMAVSEDESTLYVGTYAGGLHQLKLNAGQRDNHTIGTGKHYEECRWIFWESEDGPLKW, from the coding sequence ATGTCATTTTTAAAAGAATGGAATGAGAAAGGAGCTTTGTTCGCTCAGCAAATCAATGAAATGGTAGCTTATGCCGCTGCGCATGGATGGGACAAAGTAGTACAAAAAGAAATATCCGATCAGCGTGAGCACCTTGCCCCGGAAATCCTGGCCGCTCTCCGCCAGGCTAACAAAAATAACACAGTAAATGCTTTTCGTGAAAGTTGCCCTCCGTCATTAGCCCCATTTGCAAAATACATTTCCGAAAAGTGCGAATCAATATGGGATATTCATTTTTTAGATGCTGACAGAGTTGTATTCCTGACCGGCGCTCCTTACCAAAAAAGACAGTCCTACCTGTGGGATCCCCAAAATGACAAATTGGAGAAACTGGATCCGGCTATCGTAGCGATTGGTAAATCGCCCCGGAATAACTGTTTTGCCATCGCGTCAAAGAATAGGATCATCACTACAGCAGGTTGGGATGGAGCCGTTATTTATGAGTTTAAGTATCCGGAAATGAAGATCACGCAGATGATACCATTTAACGATGGCCTGCAGGTATTGCTCATCACACCAAATGGTATTTATATTACTATAAATGGAGATTGTGTGTTGATTCATCCTGTATATTCCCAGGAGGAGGAAGAAGAAGATGATGATGATGATGCGGAATACGGCACAGAGATAGATATGGAGCATGGTGCTTTATCTCCCGATAATAAGCTGATTAGCTTTGGTGAACAGGCTAGTAACCACAGGGTTGGTGGTAACAATGGCATATTTAATATTGCGCCTGCATCTGAATACCCTCACTACACCATGTTCTCAAAAGATGGTGCACAGGTGTTGCTCAATTCCTGTCATATGTATCATGGCGCTACAATTATAGTTCCAACCAATAATCTGAAGAAAAAGCCGAAAGTTATTAATGAAGAAGACCGTGTATATGCGGGGGTAGCTACTGAAGAAGGGTTTATATGGGGTAATGCCTCCGGTTATATTAAAGCATATGACTATAAGGGGAAATACCTGTGGCAATATTATATAGGAGGCACGATCTCTGGAATGGCTGTTTCTGAAGATGAAAGCACGTTATACGTTGGTACCTATGCAGGCGGGCTACATCAGTTGAAACTCAATGCCGGTCAACGTGATAACCATACTATTGGCACAGGTAAACATTATGAAGAGTGCCGCTGGATTTTTTGGGAAAGTGAGGACGGACCTTTGAAGTGGTAA
- a CDS encoding S-adenosylmethionine decarboxylase, translating to MQYQPGLHLLTTVYSPRIDLLQHSSYWKTFIQEQIDQHQLTAVGHNIHDFPGGGFTAVHCLTESHVSIHTWPEYGLCTCDVFLSNFRKNNDLITEAIMQEILRFFEATRHESHSLRR from the coding sequence ATGCAATACCAGCCGGGATTACACCTGTTAACCACAGTGTACTCCCCGAGAATAGACTTATTACAGCATAGCAGCTACTGGAAAACATTCATTCAGGAACAAATCGATCAACATCAGCTGACAGCTGTGGGGCACAACATTCATGATTTTCCAGGTGGCGGATTCACCGCCGTACACTGTTTGACGGAGTCGCATGTCTCTATTCATACCTGGCCGGAATACGGCTTATGTACCTGCGATGTATTCCTCTCTAACTTTAGGAAGAACAATGACCTGATTACCGAAGCGATCATGCAGGAGATCCTGCGCTTCTTCGAAGCTACCCGTCATGAATCCCATTCCCTGAGAAGATAA
- a CDS encoding DoxX family protein — protein MNNTLYWIATGLVALVSIGSGMMNLSANSKAKELESGYGGRRNQILLSVLKIMIGIIFIFPQTGVLGALLAIAYFGGAIAVHLMTNTPVVNVIVIQIVIWVASAYRFPELLQRMLGSSIKL, from the coding sequence ATGAATAATACCTTATATTGGATAGCAACAGGATTAGTTGCGTTGGTTTCTATTGGAAGCGGGATGATGAATCTTTCAGCAAATAGTAAAGCCAAAGAATTAGAATCGGGTTATGGTGGCAGACGAAATCAAATTCTTCTCAGCGTATTAAAAATAATGATTGGAATAATTTTTATTTTTCCACAAACGGGGGTTCTTGGTGCGCTTTTAGCGATTGCTTACTTTGGAGGTGCCATTGCTGTTCATCTCATGACTAATACGCCTGTGGTAAATGTAATAGTTATTCAAATTGTCATTTGGGTTGCAAGTGCATATCGATTCCCTGAATTATTGCAACGTATGCTTGGAAGCTCAATTAAATTGTGA
- a CDS encoding EthD family reductase, which yields MNKGMIKVSVMYPNVEGKHFNMEYYISSHLTLAKQLLGSALKGATVEKGLGSAKPGSIAPFIAIGNMYFDSIEDFEKAFNPNAGKIIGDMHNFTTIQPDIQISEVIISELN from the coding sequence ATGAATAAAGGAATGATTAAAGTAAGTGTTATGTATCCCAATGTGGAAGGGAAACATTTTAATATGGAATATTATATCAGTTCACATCTTACACTGGCAAAACAGCTTTTAGGAAGTGCACTCAAAGGGGCAACTGTGGAAAAAGGATTAGGAAGTGCTAAGCCAGGTAGTATTGCACCTTTTATAGCCATAGGAAATATGTATTTTGATAGTATTGAAGATTTTGAAAAAGCATTTAACCCCAATGCCGGAAAAATTATAGGGGACATGCACAATTTTACTACGATTCAGCCAGATATTCAGATAAGCGAAGTTATTATTTCCGAACTCAATTAA